In a genomic window of Tripterygium wilfordii isolate XIE 37 chromosome 8, ASM1340144v1, whole genome shotgun sequence:
- the LOC120003717 gene encoding BRASSINOSTEROID INSENSITIVE 1-associated receptor kinase 1-like isoform X1, with protein MERAVTVISGSTLVCSVFVFQLILLRVAANTEGDALNALKSNFDDPNNILQSWDPTLVTPCTWFHVTCNSENSVTRVDLGNANLSGKLVSQLGQLPNLQYLELYSNNISGRIPEELGNLTNLVSLDLYLNGLTGTISPTLGKLSKLRFLRLNNNSLTGTIPMSLTAVMSLQVLDLSNNKLTGDIPVNGSFSLFTPISFKNNQLNTPPVSPPPPIVPNPPAPSTGRESKDLERVCVRVPANPEAASACPPCIWAM; from the exons ATGGAGCGAGCGGTAACGGTGATCTCGGGCTCCACTCTCGTCTGctcagtttttgtttttcaattgattCTTTTGAGAGTCGCTGCTAATACTGAAG GCGATGCATTGAATGCGTTAAAATCCAATTTCGATGATCCTAACAACATACTACAGAGTTGGGATCCTACCCTTGTTACTCCCTGCACTTGGTTTCATGTCACTTGCAACAGTGAAAATAGTGTCACACGAGT TGATCTTGGAAATGCAAATTTATCTGGGAAATTGGTTTCGCAGCTTGGTCAGCTTCCTAATTTGCAGTACTT GGAACTTTATAGCAATAACATAAGTGGAAGAATTCCAGAGGAGCTTGGGAATTTGACGAACTTGGTGAGCTTGGATCTTTACTTGAATGGGTTAACGGGTACAATTTCACCGACCTTGGGCAAGCTTTCGAAACTTCGTTTCCT GCGTCTTAACAACAACAGCTTAACTGGAACTATTCCCATGTCGTTGACCGCTGTTATGTCATTGCAAGTCCT GGATCTTTCAAACAACAAACTGACCGGGGATATCCCAGTCAATGGGTCATTTTCACTTTTTACTCCCATCAG TTTTAAAAATAATCAACTTAACACTCCTCCTGTTTCTCCCCCTCCTCCGATTGTTCCGAATCCCCCGGCTCCATCTACCG GGAGAGAATCGAAAGAtctagagagagtgtgtgtgcgTGTGCCTGCGAATCCAGAAGCAGCAAGTGCTTGTCCACCATGTATATGGGCTATGTAG
- the LOC120003717 gene encoding BRASSINOSTEROID INSENSITIVE 1-associated receptor kinase 1-like isoform X2, which produces MERAVTVISGSTLVCSVFVFQLILLRVAANTEGDALNALKSNFDDPNNILQSWDPTLVTPCTWFHVTCNSENSVTRVDLGNANLSGKLVSQLGQLPNLQYLELYSNNISGRIPEELGNLTNLVSLDLYLNGLTGTISPTLGKLSKLRFLRLNNNSLTGTIPMSLTAVMSLQVLDLSNNKLTGDIPVNGSFSLFTPISFKNNQLNTPPVSPPPPIVPNPPAPSTGFGIKALMMRMV; this is translated from the exons ATGGAGCGAGCGGTAACGGTGATCTCGGGCTCCACTCTCGTCTGctcagtttttgtttttcaattgattCTTTTGAGAGTCGCTGCTAATACTGAAG GCGATGCATTGAATGCGTTAAAATCCAATTTCGATGATCCTAACAACATACTACAGAGTTGGGATCCTACCCTTGTTACTCCCTGCACTTGGTTTCATGTCACTTGCAACAGTGAAAATAGTGTCACACGAGT TGATCTTGGAAATGCAAATTTATCTGGGAAATTGGTTTCGCAGCTTGGTCAGCTTCCTAATTTGCAGTACTT GGAACTTTATAGCAATAACATAAGTGGAAGAATTCCAGAGGAGCTTGGGAATTTGACGAACTTGGTGAGCTTGGATCTTTACTTGAATGGGTTAACGGGTACAATTTCACCGACCTTGGGCAAGCTTTCGAAACTTCGTTTCCT GCGTCTTAACAACAACAGCTTAACTGGAACTATTCCCATGTCGTTGACCGCTGTTATGTCATTGCAAGTCCT GGATCTTTCAAACAACAAACTGACCGGGGATATCCCAGTCAATGGGTCATTTTCACTTTTTACTCCCATCAG TTTTAAAAATAATCAACTTAACACTCCTCCTGTTTCTCCCCCTCCTCCGATTGTTCCGAATCCCCCGGCTCCATCTACCGGT TTTGGGattaaggctttgatgatgaggaTGGTTTGA